The Agrococcus sp. SGAir0287 DNA window CGCCGGCGCGACCGCGACCGGCTCGACGCTGGCCTGGGTGGCGCTCGGGGCCGGGGGTGCGCTCGCGGTGCTCACGGCGGGCGTGCTCGATCGCCTCGGACCGCGACGCGCATGGACGGCGACGGTCGCGACGGTCGCGGCGGCGACCGTCGCGCTCGCGGCGTCGCCGGGCGCATCCCTCGTCGCCGTCGTCGCGCTCGCTGCCTTCGGCTGGGGCTACACGGCGGGCACGGGAGCGCTCATCGGATGGACGGCCGCGATCGAGGCGCGGCACGCGGCGGCCGGCACCGCGATGCTCTTCGTCGTGCTCGTCCTCGGCCAGGCCGTGGGGGCCGCCGCGGTCGGCGCGCTCGAGCCGGCGATCGGGCTCCCGGCCGCCTTCGTCGCTGCCGCGCTGGTCGCGGTGCTCGCGGCCGCGACGAGCGCGACCGGCTGGTCGCGCGTGCGCGCACCGGCAGACTGGTAGGCGTGACGACGCGGCTCCTGCTCCTGAGCGACACCCACCTGCCCGTGCGCGCGACGGCGCTGCAGGACCAGGTGTGGGGTCTCGTCGACGACGTCGACGTCGTCGTGCACGCCGGCGACTGGGTGCACGTCGACCTGCTCGACGCGCTCGAGGCGCGCGCCGCCCGACTCGTGGGTGTCGCGGGCAACAACGACGGCGACGCGCTGTGGGCACGCCTCGGCGAGGTCGCGCGCGTGACGGTGGAGGACGTGCGGATCGCGGTCGTGCACGAGACGGGCGCCGCGGCGGGCCGCGAGCGACGCTGCGACGCACGCTTCGGGGCGGCGAGCGACGAGCCGTGCGACGTGCTCGTCTTCGGCCACTCGCACATCCCGTGGGACTCCACGACGCCCGGCGGCCTCCGACTGCTGAACCCCGGCTCCCCCACCGATCGCCGTCGGCAGCCCGTCGGCACCGTCATGCTCGCGACGATCGACGGCGCGACGATCGACGTCGAGCTCGTGCCGACGCCGCGCTGAGCCGACCGCGCTCGGCGCGTTCGCCTCGCATCGCCTCGAGACGCTCCCCACCAGCTGGTCGAGGAGCGCAGGCGCGCAGCGCCTCCGCGTCACGAGACCCGAGGGACCGAACGCACGTCTCGCTTGCCGACGATCCGCACGGACGGCGGGTCTCATGACGCGAGCTCGCCCAAGGGCTCGCGCACTCCTCGACCAGCTGCGAGGGCACCGACCCGCACAGACCAGCCAACGCGCGACGCGACCCCGCCCGCTCGGGACGGGGCCGCGTCGCGGCGCGAGCGATCAGCCGCCCGACACCTGCTCGTACGCGCGCATCGCGGCGTCCTGCGCGTCGGCGAGCGCATCCTCGGGGCTCGCCTCGCCCAGCAGCGCCGAGATGACAGCGTCCTGCAGCTCGGACTGCAGCTGCTGCCCCGCCGGAGTCGCGCCGAACGAGACGCCCTCGGCGGCGACGTCGTAGTACGCCTGGATCGTCGCGTCGAAGCCCGGGTAGTCGGTGGGCTGCACGTACTCGGCGCGCACCGCCTCGTCGGCGCCGGGCGAGCCGGTGAAGAGGCCCGCGTTGATGCCGTTGCGCTCGGGCTCCGCGGCCGTCGTCTCGGCGCGCGCCGCGCCCGCGGCCATCCACGCGTCCTCGCTCGTGAGGTCGAGCATCCATCGGCACGCCGCCGACGGGTGCTCGGCGCCGATCGGCACGACGAACGCCTGTCCGCTCGCCGCCGTGAAGGGCTCGCCGTCCGCGTCGAGCATCGGCGTCGCGCCGAGCTCGACCTGGTCGGCGTAGGGCGTGAGGACGTTGACGTACCACTGGTCGAACACCGCGGCCGCGACCTGGTCGGTCACGTACGGGTTGCCGTCGCCGAAGAGGTCGAACGCGTCGACGAACGAGCGCACCTGCGCGTAGCCGCCCTGCGCGTTGTAGAGGCGCTGCAGCAGCTCGATGGCCTCGACGTTCGCCGGATCGTCGAGCGACGGCACGCCGTCCTCGTCGACGATGCTGCCGCCCATCGCGAGCATCCACAGCGCAGCCTTCGACACGCCCTGCGGGTCGAAGCCGAGCCGGGTCGGGGTGTCGCCGTCGAGCACCGTCAGCTGCTCGACGGCCGCGACGAGCCCGTCGGGATCGGTGATGTCGAAGGCGGATGCATCGAGCCCCGCCTCGGCGACGACGCGCTCGTTCAGCAGGATGAGCGGCGGCTGGTAGAACTGCGGCACGCCCCACAGCTGGTCGTCGTAGGTGACGTCGGCCGCGACCTGCGGATACCAGCGCTCCTCGGGGTCCACGTCGTGCAGCGCCAGGCATTCGTCGAGCGGCACGATGAGCCCCTGCGCCGCGTACGTCGCGACGAAGTTGCGATCCATCTGCACCACGTCGGGCAGATCGCCGCTCGCAGCCTGCGCGGTGAAGCGCTGCGCGTCGAACGCGGCCGCGTCGATCTCGATCTCCACGCCGTCGAGCTGCGCCGCAGCGTGGTCGAGGCGCGACTGCCCGACGTCGTCGGCGTTCTCGAACCCCCAGACCTCGAGCGAGTCCTCCGGCTCGTCGGTGAACTCGACAGGACCTCCGGCCGAGCCGCCACCGCATCCCGCGACCGCGAGCGCCGCCACCGCGCTCGCCGCCGCCATCGTCATCCGTCCTCTGCGCATCGCACGCTCCTCATGTCCTCGGTCGACTGCGACCCGAGGCCGACGGTAGGTGCGTCGTCGAGGCGCCCAGCAGGCCGTTGCGAAGCGCATGCGAACCGTGCTTCACGGACCGGCGGAGCGAGCCGCGTACCGTGGGAGCATGCTGCAGTCCTCGGCCGCCGTGCCGCTCATCGCGTTCCTGCCCGACTGGGCGCGCGTCGTCGTGACGATCGTCGTCGCGGCGGGCACGCTCGTCGGCATCGTCGCGGCGATCGCGTCGATGCGCCGCAACCGCGACCTGCAGGACGGCGCGCCGCCCCTGCCGCCCCGTCCGTGGTCGCAGCGCCCCGAGGAAGTGCCGCTGCCCGGTCCGCCCTCGCCCGTCGCGCCCGACGACGCGACGCTCGAGCAGCGCCTCGCCGAGATCGACGAGGCGTTCGCATCCGGCCGCATCGACGCGACCGAGCGCGAGCGCGCGCGGCGCGCCCTCCTCGGCGACGACGAGCGATGAGTCGCGCTCGCGCCACCCGGTGGCGCGTGTCCCGCCGGCGCGAGAGGGTGGAGCCATGACCGATCTGGACGACGCATTCGTGGAGGCGGTCGCGCAGACCGCCCTCGAGACCTCCCACCACGGCACCGACGTGCTGCTGCGAGCCCCGGAGGCGCCTGTCGCGTTCGACGCGGCGAGCACGCACGGCGACGACGAGGATGCGCCCGGCGCCCTCGACGGCGGCCGCGACGACGCCGTGCTCGAGGTCGTCGTCGGCGGCGAGGTCGTGGGCCTCGTCGTGCCCGTCGGCGACGGATACGGCGTGCTCGTGGTGCCCGAGGACGGCGACGAGCCCTCCCGCGAGATGGAGACGCTCGAGGACGCGCTCGACGAGCTCGGCGTCTGAGGCGACTCCCCCGCACATGACGGAAGCCCCGACCTGCTGGTCGGGGCTTCTCGCTGGCGGTGACGGTGGGATTTGAACCCACGGTGGAGGGTTACTCCACACAACTTTTCGAGAGTTGCACCTTCGGCCGCTCGGACACGTCACCGCCGTCGAGGATACACACGTCGAGGGGTCCCGCCCAAAACGGCCCGCTCAGCCGGCCGGGAGGTCGCGCACGCGGGCGCGATCGACGAGCACGCGCGTGGGATCCGTGCGCGAATCCTCGAGGGTCGCGCCGTCGAGGTGCCAGCCGTACCGCTCGTACGCCGCATCGGCGGCGGCGTTGCCCTCCAGCACCCACAGGTAGGCGCGCGCGAAGCCCGCGGTCGCGAGCCTGCGCTCGACCTCGTGCACGAGCGCAGCCCCGACGCCGCCGCGCGCCGCGTCGGGGTGCACGTACAGCCCGGCGAGCTCGCCCCATCCCGCACGCTCCGGCAGCCGCGCCGGGCCGAACGTCGCCCAGCCGACGACCGCGCTGTCGCGCTCGGCCACGACCATCGCGTGGCGCACCTCGCCGTCGGTGCCCTCGCCGGCGAGCGAGCGCTGCAGCCAGCGCGTCCACGAGGATGTCTTGTCGGCGACGTCGAGCGCGTCGAGCACGCTCTGGTCGATGAGGCCCGCGTAGGCGTGCTGCCATGCGGCGACGTGGATGCGGGCGACCCCGGCGGCGTCGGCGGCCGTCGCGTCGCGCACGAGCGTCACGCGTCCTCCCCCAGGTCGCGGACGCGACGGCGCTCGAGCAGCGGCACGAGCACGCCGTCGTACCCGAAGCGCTCGTCGATCCACGTGCGGCCGTCCTCGCGCCAGTCGTGCC harbors:
- a CDS encoding MFS transporter; this encodes MATAGDAGAFAIAAIAASSGAGLASPSLVAMLRVDRATASRPRLQSVVNAGTGPGIAIAAALALAVDWRTVWLVAAVVTAGAAVGILVTHRPEPGVEDDADTARVSRGWLRAHAAPIVAAALLGAGSAAAWSFGRTILVDAGATATGSTLAWVALGAGGALAVLTAGVLDRLGPRRAWTATVATVAAATVALAASPGASLVAVVALAAFGWGYTAGTGALIGWTAAIEARHAAAGTAMLFVVLVLGQAVGAAAVGALEPAIGLPAAFVAAALVAVLAAATSATGWSRVRAPADW
- a CDS encoding metallophosphoesterase family protein; its protein translation is MTTRLLLLSDTHLPVRATALQDQVWGLVDDVDVVVHAGDWVHVDLLDALEARAARLVGVAGNNDGDALWARLGEVARVTVEDVRIAVVHETGAAAGRERRCDARFGAASDEPCDVLVFGHSHIPWDSTTPGGLRLLNPGSPTDRRRQPVGTVMLATIDGATIDVELVPTPR
- a CDS encoding ABC transporter substrate-binding protein, which encodes MRRGRMTMAAASAVAALAVAGCGGGSAGGPVEFTDEPEDSLEVWGFENADDVGQSRLDHAAAQLDGVEIEIDAAAFDAQRFTAQAASGDLPDVVQMDRNFVATYAAQGLIVPLDECLALHDVDPEERWYPQVAADVTYDDQLWGVPQFYQPPLILLNERVVAEAGLDASAFDITDPDGLVAAVEQLTVLDGDTPTRLGFDPQGVSKAALWMLAMGGSIVDEDGVPSLDDPANVEAIELLQRLYNAQGGYAQVRSFVDAFDLFGDGNPYVTDQVAAAVFDQWYVNVLTPYADQVELGATPMLDADGEPFTAASGQAFVVPIGAEHPSAACRWMLDLTSEDAWMAAGAARAETTAAEPERNGINAGLFTGSPGADEAVRAEYVQPTDYPGFDATIQAYYDVAAEGVSFGATPAGQQLQSELQDAVISALLGEASPEDALADAQDAAMRAYEQVSGG
- a CDS encoding GNAT family N-acetyltransferase, which gives rise to MTLVRDATAADAAGVARIHVAAWQHAYAGLIDQSVLDALDVADKTSSWTRWLQRSLAGEGTDGEVRHAMVVAERDSAVVGWATFGPARLPERAGWGELAGLYVHPDAARGGVGAALVHEVERRLATAGFARAYLWVLEGNAAADAAYERYGWHLDGATLEDSRTDPTRVLVDRARVRDLPAG